A part of Legionella sainthelensi genomic DNA contains:
- a CDS encoding adenylate/guanylate cyclase domain-containing protein: MIKFFLKKNKHILFSLRFSILFIFIVLFVTTTIVIAVVRSIAFSDELTYTSFSLMQKIAKVVSREVDVEVRPVEHAGRFSAKLIEGGVLKNDIKQLVPYIYYIVSITKLVPSAYWGNEQGDFIYSQRHPDGTISTELVLRDHQPMLHTIIYRDIQGHIVKQETLAPTSYDPRTRPWYLKAKQWRESIWTDIYTYYPDKKYYYAHEKGISVATPAYNKDGKLIGVFGLDMSLAYLTQFITHQKVSTHGYAFIITKTGHFIAYPMQSLVKQSSPVVSRPLIDKSLSFYNKTHLKQFNLIYKNDTYLINYEPIFRFAEQGWIIGIIAPKSDFVGFLQHINFVTLLISIIALLLSIVIVSGLSTRVVKPINYLVSETEKIRRFELEGSIDLPSRMKEVVVLRNAIISMKRGLRQFQRYVPKLLVRQLIESGEDIRIGGVRKQLVVLFSDIENFTSIAEKMDPTELMEQVCEYFEVLTQVILSQKGTIDKYIGDSIMAFWGAPFPEEAPCEHAAQAALQCQAKIAELNAKWGQQGKPKFVTRIGIHKGEAIVGNLGSLERLNYTAVGDTINISSRLEGINKVYQTHIIVSHIVYEEIKDRFVLRMIDRVVVKGRTGAISIYELLGDDLTLIPFDLKAYQVEFAQGFAAYTNNQWQDALSHFLRCVAIFPQDTVAPLFMRRCKQQLNIQ; this comes from the coding sequence ATGATTAAATTTTTTCTTAAAAAAAATAAGCACATCCTTTTTAGCCTTCGATTTAGTATTCTTTTTATTTTCATCGTGTTATTTGTCACAACCACTATTGTCATTGCAGTAGTGCGTTCCATTGCATTTTCAGATGAGTTGACTTATACCTCTTTTTCCTTGATGCAGAAGATTGCAAAAGTTGTGTCCCGTGAAGTAGATGTAGAAGTCAGACCTGTAGAGCATGCAGGACGATTTTCTGCGAAGCTTATTGAAGGTGGTGTGTTAAAAAATGATATCAAACAACTTGTTCCTTATATTTATTATATTGTTAGCATAACTAAGTTAGTACCAAGTGCTTATTGGGGGAATGAACAGGGTGATTTTATTTATTCGCAACGACATCCTGATGGAACTATTAGCACTGAACTTGTTCTTCGAGATCATCAACCAATGTTACATACAATAATATATCGGGATATACAAGGTCATATTGTGAAACAAGAAACTTTAGCGCCTACCTCCTATGATCCACGTACAAGACCTTGGTATTTGAAAGCGAAACAGTGGCGCGAATCGATATGGACTGATATTTATACTTATTATCCTGATAAGAAGTATTATTATGCTCATGAGAAGGGTATTTCAGTTGCGACACCAGCCTATAATAAAGATGGAAAATTAATAGGTGTATTTGGTTTGGATATGAGTCTAGCATATCTAACACAGTTTATTACCCATCAAAAAGTAAGTACGCATGGCTATGCATTCATCATTACAAAGACAGGGCATTTTATCGCTTACCCGATGCAGTCACTTGTTAAACAGTCTTCGCCAGTTGTTTCTCGACCATTAATTGATAAATCCCTGAGTTTTTATAATAAGACGCACCTGAAACAATTTAATTTAATCTACAAAAACGATACGTATCTCATTAATTACGAACCCATTTTTAGGTTTGCGGAACAAGGTTGGATTATTGGTATCATTGCACCTAAGAGCGATTTTGTAGGTTTTTTGCAACACATTAATTTTGTAACTTTATTAATTAGCATCATCGCGTTACTGTTAAGTATTGTCATTGTGTCGGGTTTAAGTACACGAGTTGTTAAACCGATTAACTATCTGGTGAGTGAAACAGAAAAAATTCGTCGATTTGAACTAGAGGGTTCTATTGACTTACCTTCACGCATGAAAGAAGTCGTTGTTCTGCGTAATGCTATCATCTCTATGAAGCGCGGACTACGACAATTTCAGCGCTATGTACCGAAATTATTAGTACGGCAATTAATTGAATCGGGTGAAGATATTCGTATAGGTGGAGTTAGGAAACAATTAGTCGTATTGTTTTCAGATATAGAAAACTTTACTTCCATTGCGGAAAAAATGGATCCAACAGAATTGATGGAACAAGTATGTGAATATTTTGAAGTATTAACTCAAGTGATTCTTTCGCAAAAAGGTACGATTGATAAATATATTGGTGACTCAATTATGGCATTCTGGGGGGCTCCTTTTCCTGAGGAAGCACCTTGTGAGCATGCTGCTCAAGCGGCCCTACAATGCCAAGCAAAAATTGCAGAATTGAATGCTAAATGGGGGCAACAAGGTAAGCCTAAATTTGTTACTCGCATTGGCATTCATAAGGGTGAGGCTATTGTAGGAAATTTAGGTTCTTTAGAACGGTTAAACTATACTGCAGTGGGAGATACAATAAATATTAGTAGCCGTCTTGAGGGCATCAACAAAGTGTATCAAACCCATATTATTGTAAGTCACATTGTTTATGAAGAAATCAAAGACAGATTTGTTTTGCGAATGATAGATCGTGTGGTGGTAAAAGGACGAACTGGTGCTATTTCTATTTATGAATTATTGGGAGATGATTTAACGCTTATTCCATTTGATTTAAAAGCATATCAAGTCGAATTTGCTCAAGGATTTGCAGCTTATACAAACAATCAATGGCAAGATGCCCTGTCCCATTTTCTGCGCTGTGTTGCTATTTTCCCTCAAGACACGGTTGCACCACTGTTCATGAGACGTTGTAAACAGCAATTAAATATTCAGTAA